The proteins below are encoded in one region of Pomacea canaliculata isolate SZHN2017 linkage group LG7, ASM307304v1, whole genome shotgun sequence:
- the LOC112569331 gene encoding scavenger receptor cysteine-rich domain superfamily protein-like, with protein MMRSVLSVCVMFTLLLQGLNAQRKVRLVNGTAPWNGRLEMSKNGTWGPVCVNKFRKQDAQVVCRMLGFNTSQVYTASPSLDSVRYNNIMFGYLWCTGEETSLEKCSYTDIISYTRCPHVIAISCNSQNIQIRLIVMPTNKRQVEIDIGVGQWRTLCVPTNNTARVVCRQLGLPW; from the exons atgatgcgctcagtcctcagtgtctgtgtgatgtttactcttcTACTACAAGGTTTGA ATGCACAGCGTAAAGTCCGGCTTGTGAATGGAACTGCCCCGTGGAATGGCCGCCTTGAGATGTCGAAGAACGGAACATGGGGCCCAGTGTGTGTCAATAAGTTTAGGAAACAAGATGcacaggtggtctgcaggatgctgggcttcaacac GTCGCAAGTTTATACCGCGTCGCCATCTTTAGACAGTGTGAGATACAACAATATCATGTTTGGCTACCTGTGGTGTACAGGCGAGGAGACCAGCTTAGAGAAGTGTAGCTATACAGACATTATCAGTTACACCAGGTGCCCCCATGTCATTGCTATCAGCTGCAACTCAC aaaacatacaaataagaTTGATCGTCATGCCAACTAACAAACGTCAGGTAGAGATAGACATCGGAGTTGGTCAATGGCGGACACTGTGTGTGCCGACTAACAACACTGCCAgggtcgtctgtagacagctcgGCTTACCATGGTAA